A stretch of DNA from Pogoniulus pusillus isolate bPogPus1 chromosome 8, bPogPus1.pri, whole genome shotgun sequence:
AAGTCAGTAaatcagagcaggcagcagtgtacCTGTAAAATAGCTTTGCCTGGAGGACTGCAAACCCTTTGTTATTTTTGTAGTGAAACACTCTTTCTTCAGCTCTGTTTTATAAGATGAAGAAAACTGAAGGAGCTTAAGTATTTTCCTCAACTATTTATTGCATAAACTGTATGCCCTGGTTACCCTGCTGGACTACTTCATCCATATCTAGGTGTACCAGAGTGGGGACAGAAGTCGGAATAGGAAGGTACTGGTGAGGAAAAGGAAGTGAACATACCCTATCAGTTAAGCTGGACTAGTTCTATCACCCAATATTTACTTGAAGTCAGAAGAATATAAGTAAAATACCtttcaatgtctttcttttccATAACTGCTTGTTAATGCTTTTGTTCAAATATCAGGGCCTGTATGCCGTGGGGAACTTCTTACCAAGTGATGAGAATGTGTTTCACCAAAATTTTCACAGAGAACCTCTAAGGTCTTTGACAGACCTCAGTCAAGATGCCAACAGAATCCTGCCAGGTAAAAATGGTAGCAGCAGTGACAGCATTGTCTCTCACCGCCCAGGAAGCATCCTGAATAGAAACCACAGAGATTCAGGATCTCTGACCAATCTCAAGAGAGCAAATGCCGATGTAGAAATAATAACACCACGAAGCCCAATGGGAAAGGAAAATATGGTTACCTTCAGCAACACTCTGCCAAGAGTCAACACACCATCCTTGGAAGATCCAGCAAGACGAAATGCAACCATACATGCGTCAATGGATTCTGCCCGTTCCAAACAGCTGCTTTCCCAGTGGAAGAACAAGAACGAAAGCCGAAAGTTGTCACTGCAGGTGATAGAGACTGAATCTGGCCAGTCGCCACCGAGGGCTATCGAAATGAGATCAAGCTCAGAACCGTCCAGAGTGGGTGTAAATGGTGACCATCACGGCCCAACTAGCCAGTACCTGAAAATTCAACCTGGCAGTGTTCCGGGTTGTAATAACTCAGGTCTTTCCAGTGGGCCAAGGGTCTCTATTCAGTCACGTCCTGGCTCATCCCAGCTAGTACATATTCCTGAAGAGACTCAGGAGAATGTTAACACGTCTCCAAAAAGTAGTTCAGCTAGGGCTAAATGGCTGAAAGCTGCTGAGAAGAGTGTTGCCTGTAGAAGTAATAGTCAGCCAAGAATCATGCAAGTGATAGCCATGTCTAAGCAGCAGGGAGTGCTTCAGGGTGGTCCAAAAGGTTCAGAGGGAAGCACAGTTACCTGTACAGGAGCCATCAGATACAAAACCTTGACAGACCATGAGCCAAGTAGCATTGTCAGAGTCGAAGCCCATCCAGAAAATAACAGACCTGTAATTCAGATGCCATCAGAAGGTGAAGGAAGTGGGTCATGGAAATGGAAAGGTCCTGAGAAAATTACCCTTCGTCAGACATATGAGCTAAATGATCTTAACAGAGACTCTGAGAGCTGTGACTCCTTAAAAGACAGTTATGGGTCAGGTGACAGAAAAAGGAGCAACATAGATAACAGCGAGCATCACCATCATGGAATCACTACAATAAGAGTAACACCAGTGGAGGGAAGTGAGATTGGCTCAGAGACCCTGTCCATCTCTTCTAGCCGTGACTCAACCCTTCGAAGAAAAGGTAATATCATTTTAATTCCTGAGAGAGGGAGCAGTCCAGAGAACACCAGAAACATCTTCTATAAAGGTACATCCCCAACACGAGCATACAAGGAATGAGAGGAGACATAGCAGCTGGTCCGTACCACCACACTGAAACGCATCGTGACACATCTGCTCTCTTCGCTTTGAGCTGATATTTACCTTCCATGTGCCAGATTCTTGACCAGCAGCCCAAAATGATGTTGATCACTGCTGATGTGCAATGTGTGTGAACCTGTGGAAAGCATGTGGTGGTGGGAAAAGCACAATGCCAGAACCTAACTAATGTGAAATATTTTCATGTGACTTGTTTCTTCAGACTCTGAACTGTTTAGCTGAGTGTGATGATGTCAATCAACAGGATGGTCTTGAACACAGACATTTTATTCTCTGAATGTGCCAACTTTCTATTTTATTTATACTTGTGTCCAAAGTCAACTGGATTTTTCCTCAGCAATGGCTGTCCCCGTGGTATATATTCACCTTTGCAGAATTTGCACCAAATCTTTCCTACAGGATGGTGCTGCTGATAACTTCCCATGTTTGTAGGCCTTACGTACTTACAAGACTCTGCAAACACATGACATTGTTGATGTGCAGTTACTTTAAAAAGTAGTGTTGCTAATACTATGATGATGCTGGCTGCATTCATTTAGTGTAggaaatatttacagctttgtTATAGTGGATCCATCACATTCAAAGATTGCAAAGGTTTTGTGTAGTTCTTTAAGATGTCTGGTCTActgcaaaaacaacaacaaaaaaaaagtgtgggTGCCATTACAGTACAATGGAGTATCTCTATTTGGAATAGTTTTGCTGCTGCCGCTCAACTTTTGTTAAACAACAGGTGCTACTAATGAAGAGGCTGCTTCTTAGTGGGTTAACTTGTAGAGATGTTGTCAATTACATTTTTTAAGGGGTCTTTTGAAATACTACCAGTCATTCAGATTTTACATCGTTAAACCTCTTATTCTGTCCTTCAGCAACCCTCTCGGTTTTTTCCTATTATTTTCCATATAATGCAGGTTTTTAACCAGTAACTGCAAGATGTGCCAtgagtaagaaaaaaaacccaacagccaCTTCCCTGACCAGGTTGCAAGAAGTGATTAATATCATATCTCACACTTAGAAGCAGTCATTCACCTCGCCTGCTTAGTATGCCACAAGAATAATCACAAGTTTCACTCCAGTCACCATCACTGAGGGAATTTGTGCTTCACTTTAAGAATGGAATGCCTTGGTATTGCAGAATCACTGGATGAGTGTTGCATTGTGCCACTACTGTTCACCTCCCTTCAGACAGAGCCTCCTTAAACGTTGTATTTTTTCCTACCACTGCCACTTAAGAATAGGGAGGGTCTCTGAACCTGAGAGTACACAAATTATTGTAGTAAACTGAACTCTAAATATAACAAAATGCCTAGCCTGACAGAAACCTCCATTGGAAAACTGGTGAAAGGATAAGCTCTGAAAGGAATAAGCATATCATGTTCTGGGCATGCTGGAAGAAATGCCTTATTACACTTGGTTCTGACTTAAATAATTTAAACCATTTAATTTAagctgcatctagttctggtgtctccagcataagaaggtcacagagctgctagagtgagtccagaggctggagcacctctgctatgaggcaggctgagggagctgggcttattcagcctggaggaccttagagatgctttccatttcctgaagggatcctacagagggacttttcatgagcaTGTCTTGCAACAGGCCAAggtggaatggtttgaagctgagggagagcagggttagacaggatcttagggagaagttcttcagtacaagggtgtcACCACCCAGggacccaggttgcccagggaggttgtggctgcctcctctctggggatgttcaaggccaggttggatgagaccttgagtactcaagtctagctgagaggcatccctgcccatgggagggaggttggagtaggtgatctgaggtcacttccaaattTAAGCCATTCCATGATATTGAATGCTGGGGACAGTGCTCACCCACTGCACCTTCTCATTCCTCCTCCACTATTTCCACCTCAAAGAAAACTACAAGACACCACCCAGATCCACTGCTTGGAGGGGAAGGGAATGGCTTAGCAACCCCCACATTGAATAAGCAGTAGCAGATGAGGTCTGTTCTCTGACTTTTTGAGAGGAATGGTTTGCTTTAAGTCCTCTTCTGTTGTAGTGTATCAGAGAGACAGATCCACACTACATGGTTGGAATCTATCTACAGACTCACCTCCAGAGAACTCAGAGAAAAAGCTCACTCTAC
This window harbors:
- the PLPPR4 gene encoding phospholipid phosphatase-related protein type 4 → MSAKERPKGRVTKDSVTLLPCFYFVELPILASSVVSLYFLELTDVFKPVHSGFNCYDKSLSMPYIEPTQESVPFLMLLSLVFAGPSITIMIGEGILYCCLSKRRNGTGTEANINAGGCNFNSFLRRAVRFVGVHVFGLCSTALVTDIIQLSTGYQAPYFLTVCKPNYTSLNVSCSENSYVVEDICSGADLNIINAGRKSFPSQHATLAAFAAVYISMYFNSTLTDSSKLLKPLLVFAFIICGIICGLTRITQYKNHPVDVYCGFLIGGGIALYLGLYAVGNFLPSDENVFHQNFHREPLRSLTDLSQDANRILPGKNGSSSDSIVSHRPGSILNRNHRDSGSLTNLKRANADVEIITPRSPMGKENMVTFSNTLPRVNTPSLEDPARRNATIHASMDSARSKQLLSQWKNKNESRKLSLQVIETESGQSPPRAIEMRSSSEPSRVGVNGDHHGPTSQYLKIQPGSVPGCNNSGLSSGPRVSIQSRPGSSQLVHIPEETQENVNTSPKSSSARAKWLKAAEKSVACRSNSQPRIMQVIAMSKQQGVLQGGPKGSEGSTVTCTGAIRYKTLTDHEPSSIVRVEAHPENNRPVIQMPSEGEGSGSWKWKGPEKITLRQTYELNDLNRDSESCDSLKDSYGSGDRKRSNIDNSEHHHHGITTIRVTPVEGSEIGSETLSISSSRDSTLRRKGNIILIPERGSSPENTRNIFYKGTSPTRAYKE